Proteins found in one Triticum aestivum cultivar Chinese Spring chromosome 4D, IWGSC CS RefSeq v2.1, whole genome shotgun sequence genomic segment:
- the LOC123096419 gene encoding uncharacterized protein yields the protein MEGSNLPTGNMMQGIPYSGLNVHGNSMQMHSSSSGKQLFNQSQMLGSFAMPINRATAPDNPGFQFGEHEKKDRHHHHQQQQQHSHYSKNSISDEEEHDMTEDVTDTQNDKGKKGSAWHRMKWTGSMVKLLITAASYTGEDPGADQGRRRNIAIVQKKGKWKAISKVMGERGCSVSPQQCEDKFNDLNKRYKRLTDILGRGTACSVVENPALLDSMHHLSDKMKEDARKILNSKHLFYEQMCSYHNNNRVNLPEDLALQHSLQVALRCKEEHDLRRDASADPEEGEQSADSDYEEHDKEHQTVHTNLRDSSMNKRMCHAVDHGDVGFVTSSSNGVSGRFNPHDITLDINNAIPGGANLSFVRKDLTSQQVELQKHRLQAQEQKLEVAKQRLKWERFRMKKDREIERMTLENEQMMLQHKRLELQLRHNELELELKGNANHA from the coding sequence ATGGAAGGCAGCAACCTACCTACtggaaacatgatgcaaggaatTCCTTATAGTGGTTTGAATGTGCACGGTAACTCCATGCAAATGCATTCTTCAAGCTCAGGAAAACAGCTGTTCAACCAATCTCAGATGCTAGGGAGTTTCGCAATGCCTATCAACAGGGCTACAGCGCCTGATAACCCTGGATTTCAATTTGGAGAACATGAAAAAAAGgatcgccaccaccaccaccagcagcagcagcagcacagtcATTACTCTAAGAACTCCATCAGTGATGAGGAGGAGCACGATATGACCGAGGATGTTACTGATACCCAGAATGACAAAGGCAAGAAGGGTTCAGCATGGCATCGGATGAAGTGGACAGGTTCCATGGTTAAACTTTTGATTACCGCAGCATCCTACACGGGGGAGGATCCTGGGGCGGATCAAGGCAGAAGGAGGAACATTGCAATAGTGCAGAAGAAGGGCAAATGGAAAGCAATATCAAAGGTCATGGGCGAAAGAGGCTGCAGTGTGTCACCACAGCAGTGCGAGGATAAGTTCAATGATCTCAACAAGAGATATAAAAGGCTTACAGATATCCTTGGTCGTGGTACTGCTTGCAGTGTTGTGGAAAATCCAGCTCTTCTTGATAGCATGCATCATCTTTCTGATAAGATGAAAGAAGATGCAAGGAAGATATTGAACTCTAAGCACTTATTCTATGAGCAGATGTGTTCCTATCATAACAACAACCGTGTCAATTTACCTGAAGATCTCGCACTTCAGCACTCACTACAGGTTGCTCTTAGATGTAAAGAGGAGCATGATCTGAGGAGGGATGCAAGTGCAGATCCTGAAGAGGGTGAGCAGAGTGCAGATTCTGATTACGAGGAGCATGACAAAGAGCATCAAACAGTTCATACCAACTTGAGGGATTCTTCCATGAATAAAAGAATGTGTCATGCGGTGGATCATGGTGATGTGGGTTTTGTCACCTCAAGCTCAAACGGTGTTAGTGGGAGGTTCAATCCGCATGACATCACATTGGATATCAACAATGCTATTCCAGGTGGAGCCAACTTGTCTTTTGTGCGGAAGGACTTGACTTCACAACAAGTAGAGCTTCAGAAACATCGCTTGCAGGCCCAAGAACAAAAACTGGAAGTGGCAAAACAACGTCTCAAGTGGGAGAGATTTAGGATGAAGAAGGACAGGGAAATTGAAAGGATGACATTGGAGAATGAACAAATGATGCTTCAGCATAAGCGTTTGGAACTTCAGCTAAGACACAATGAGCTAGAGCTTGAGCTAAAAGGCAATGCAAATCATGCATGA